A single genomic interval of Mustela nigripes isolate SB6536 chromosome 7, MUSNIG.SB6536, whole genome shotgun sequence harbors:
- the PROCR gene encoding endothelial protein C receptor, with translation MLTTLLPLLRLLLLPGWAFCSQDASDGLHMLQISYFRDPYQVWHRGNASLGGLTTHVLEGQDTNVTITQLQPLEAPESWVHTEEHLKTYLREFQMMVQLVHQERRLTFPLTFRCFLGCEQPPEGSPARVFFEVTMNGSSFVSFQPETALWVAGPQAPSKVVTFTVHQLNLYNRTRYELQEYLRDICVRYMQEYVTWKNSKGSQTGRSYTSLVLGVLVGSFIIAGVAVGIFLCTGGRRC, from the exons ATGTTGACAACATTGCTGCCACTGCTGCGTCTACTCCTCCTGCCTGGCTGGGCCTTTTGTAGCCAGGACGCCTCAGATG GCCTCCACATGCTCCAGATCTCCTACTTCCGTGACCCCTATCAAGTGTGGCACCGGGGCAACGCGTCGCTGGGGGGACTGACGACGCACGTGCTGGAAGGCCAGGACACCAACGTCACGATCACGCAGCTGCAGCCCTTGGAGGCGCCCGAGAGCTGGGTGCACACAGAGGAACACCTGAAGACCTACCTGAGAGAGTTCCAAATGATGGTGCAGCTGGTGCACCAGGAGCGGCGCTTGACCT TTCCTCTGACCTTTCGCTGCTTCCTGGGCTGTGAGCAGCCTCCTGAGGGCTCTCCAGCCCGCGTCTTCTTCGAAGTGACTATGAATGGGAGCTCCTTTGTGAGTTTCCAGCCAGAGACAGCCTTATGGGTGGCAGGGCCCCAGGCACCGTCCAAGGTGGTTACCTTCACTGTGCATCAGCTCAACCTTTATAATCGTACTCGGTACGAACTGCAAGAATATCTGCGGGACATCTGCGTGCGGTACATGCAGGAGTATGTCACTTGGAAAAACTCAAAAG GGAGCCAAACAGGCCGCTCCTACACTTCGCTGGTCCTGGGCGTCCTGGTGGGCAGTTTCATCATTGCTGGTGTGGCCGTAGGCATCTTTCTGTGCACAGGTGGACGGCGGTGTTGA